A window of the Comamonas sp. Y33R10-2 genome harbors these coding sequences:
- a CDS encoding 2OG-Fe(II) oxygenase, whose product MSTSTPDQFATPPGLTPELMQWIRTQSAAGVPLPALLNSMRTAGWAEHLARRALALPEVGELPVPFAAPATIPLIAAKQQSNAQPLAQSIDQQLTKTASLPEPDLQTEPCCIDAGDRQVHVLTSMRQPRVVVFGNLLSDEECDAIIAAASPRMQRSLTVDNQSGGEALNDDRTSNGMFFKRGELDLISRIEARIARLLNWPIENGEGLQVLHYRPGAEYKPHYDYFAPNEPGTPTILKRGGQRVGTLVMYLNEPTRGGATTFPDVGLQVVPRRGNAVFFSYDRPDPGTQTLHGGAPVLEGEKWIATKWLREREFK is encoded by the coding sequence ATGAGCACCTCTACCCCAGACCAGTTCGCTACCCCGCCCGGCCTGACTCCTGAGCTGATGCAATGGATACGCACGCAAAGCGCGGCCGGCGTGCCGCTGCCAGCGCTACTCAACTCCATGCGCACAGCGGGCTGGGCTGAGCACCTGGCACGCCGCGCACTCGCCTTGCCCGAGGTAGGCGAGCTACCAGTCCCCTTCGCAGCCCCCGCCACAATCCCCTTGATTGCCGCCAAGCAGCAAAGTAATGCGCAGCCGCTCGCCCAGTCAATTGATCAGCAGCTTACAAAGACTGCAAGCCTGCCCGAGCCTGATCTTCAAACCGAGCCCTGCTGCATTGACGCGGGCGACCGCCAAGTCCATGTACTCACGAGCATGCGCCAGCCTCGTGTGGTGGTGTTTGGCAATCTGCTGTCCGATGAAGAATGCGACGCCATCATCGCTGCAGCCAGCCCGCGCATGCAACGATCACTGACGGTCGATAACCAAAGCGGCGGCGAAGCCCTCAATGACGACCGCACCAGCAATGGTATGTTTTTCAAGCGCGGCGAGCTGGACCTCATCAGCCGCATAGAGGCGCGCATTGCCCGCCTGCTGAACTGGCCCATTGAAAACGGTGAAGGTCTGCAAGTGCTGCACTACCGCCCCGGTGCGGAGTACAAGCCGCATTACGACTACTTTGCGCCTAACGAGCCCGGCACGCCCACCATTCTCAAACGTGGCGGCCAGCGCGTGGGCACACTGGTCATGTATTTGAACGAGCCCACACGCGGGGGCGCGACCACTTTCCCTGATGTGGGTCTGCAGGTTGTTCCGCGCCGTGGCAATGCCGTGTTTTTCAGCTACGACCGGCCCGATCCCGGCACTCAAACCTTGCACGGCGGCGCGCCCGTCCTTGAGGGCGAAAAGTGGATTGCCACCAAGTGGCTGCGCGAGCGCGAATTTAAGTAA